One segment of Streptomyces roseifaciens DNA contains the following:
- a CDS encoding Lrp/AsnC family transcriptional regulator yields the protein MHSGVVATRSPDPKSVHGTPPIDAVSLAIIEQLQEDGRRPYAAIGKAVGLSEAAVRQRVQKLLDQGVMQIVAVTDPLTVGLRRQAMVGINVEGDLDPVADALTAMDEVEYVVVTAGSFDLLIEIVCEDDDHLLETINKRIRTLPGVRSTESFVYLKLRKQTYTWGTR from the coding sequence ATGCACAGTGGAGTTGTGGCCACTCGTAGTCCAGACCCGAAGAGCGTGCACGGCACGCCGCCGATCGACGCAGTCTCCCTGGCGATCATCGAGCAGCTCCAGGAAGACGGCCGCCGCCCCTACGCGGCGATCGGCAAAGCCGTGGGGCTGTCGGAGGCAGCCGTGCGGCAGCGTGTCCAGAAGCTGCTCGACCAGGGCGTCATGCAGATCGTCGCCGTCACCGACCCGCTCACCGTGGGCCTGCGACGGCAGGCGATGGTCGGCATCAACGTCGAGGGCGACCTCGATCCGGTCGCCGACGCCCTGACCGCGATGGACGAGGTCGAGTACGTCGTCGTGACCGCAGGCTCCTTCGACCTCCTCATCGAGATCGTCTGCGAGGACGACGACCATCTCCTCGAAACGATCAACAAGCGCATCCGGACCCTGCCGGGCGTGCGCTCCACCGAGAGCTTCGTCTACCTCAAGCTCCGCAAGCAGACCTACACATGGGGAACCCGATAG